The genomic DNA TGCAAAATCAATGTTTACAACTTGCTTTGGAtgtttttggctcacctgtatgagtttgattagcactgtttttcattccctacttgctagtgctagatcaagggtgatgcttttatttctccaaaactgaacttgcctagctctagactgatttgatataccctatTGAACTAGAtgtaggtcttgtttatggatgcacacgtgcttgtgactagttgttgctcatattcttgtatccctgaatgctttcacttacacctcctgcattgcattcattgcatagcatatgtttagggggagtctcaggttcagggggagctttaggtctaagccttaatgtgtgcatgtgccaacaagggggagaagttagtgatcgaacaagagggaaattgtttgatttttgagagaaccaaaaacttgttgtgcacagggctttgagagtgcatacatgtggttagagttgcactggtaagggtaagggggaaatgcatATCAGTGGGAGTTTCTACTTTGTTTAGCTCCTAGTTTTCCCTCcgcttctggcatgactgtgtcgagtcttgcctctgtctttgaggagtcatgcttgtgtttgatcgattgcgtcgagccgttgcccttgtctgagggaatcgatctttgattggtcaagtgacttgttcttgctgccttcgagcttttgtcacttgttcaagttctttcttgcttctttgttcttcactgTTTTTGTTTCAATCATTGGTTCGAttatggtgtgttgacaatgcactcatcaagggggagattgaggaatgttgagtactctatcctacttgtgatgagtgaattgtcaaccgtgcggtgtgatcgtgcgcttggtctttggattgcaggtacacgggtgtcaagtgtcgacggagagctgccgtggaggtgctgtggccgatggaccgtgcggtggacggcggtgaagggcagccggggccGGAGCTCGTGCCGGGCGATAGCTGTggtgtccactcctggatcgagggcgcaagcggcgacggaaggcaggtttcttggtttgtgccacaaaaccaaggaggcggacggcagtTAAAGAcgcaagtcgtggaggcacgggcgtcagtCTCGGGAGtgacggaggtgacgggcgtcgacggcgtctagggcctcactgcgggcgaggaggtgacgggcgtcgggcggcgtctagggccgtcagaaggccgaggcgggaacggcgtctagggccacggcatggaggcggaaatcttcccgtgcgtggagttttggcagttttctcaaaaccggcaacctacccgggtttcgcggaccccccaaaaaccgcgaaccggatcttcatcgacatggcggcatcgcggagaaggcttcgagtcgaagaaagaaactccgccgtcggatgagatcgtgtacatatttccggttttgcccctacgggcgttttagtgtcTAGATTGAGTCGATGGTATTTTGGACCCTTGCGTGGGCACCTTAAATACCCctcaccctctcctctctcccttcgCGCCAGCCACAGACCGCAccacgccaccacctcctcctggcgccgccctcctcttcctatcgccctctcttcttcctccctctcctctctagggACTAGAGGTATGGATTCTTGAGTTTTTGTATtgagattgatcgggaaaggaggcccaatcctccttgtgccctccggggttttgaattcaattcaatctcgtacgatttgtgctttgttttggatgaTTTCGATTTTCCTTCGACGAATCTGGAGCACGAGATGACGAGTGGTTTTCTGATGATCGAGTGACTCTTTGTAGTTATTCTAACCCACCTAACCTAGTGCTAATCTTCCTGGAATCACGAGTTCACTCGAatcgaagttcttggcgttctagagaaaactccgttcttgctcgggaattcctcgattcctcccaaactatggagtgattcgtcgattccttccgtggataTGTTcgcaagtcctttgtgatcatgcctgcaaaatttgagctcctttggacttgatttgattcTCCAATCATCGAAGTTTTCAAAGATCGTGGGCTGAAAAACGCTTCTAGACTCTATTtttcctatcaccggttaaaccgacgcttgtgaTATGATGCGTCGGATCAACTGGTGAGTAGGTTTCTCGCACATTAGGGTTTTCTGTTCTTCGTCTGGTTGCACCAGTGCATTCTCTCTCttgtgcatcggttcaaccggtgatacctTTTCACTGACCTGTAGTGTGCTGTTTTGAGCATTGCACCGGCGTATAAAATTTTCttaacgtcggttcatccggtgctctgTTGGATTCGATTTGCTATCTCtctagacaactgcaccggcgctTTGGGCTTGTGAtcgtcggtttgaccggtgccTAGAAgttcattttgagctctctctggacaactgtacCGGTGTTCGTTTTGGATtttgtcggtttatccggtgcactattgtcggttgaaccgacgctgtttaaaccgtagcatcggtttaaccggtgagtgattcttctctgctgccggctctgtgatGTCGTTGAACCGGTGGAGTACTTCttcacacgtcggtttaaccggtgttagtaTACCGTGTTGTTCATGCGCTGTTTGTTCGTGATTTCTTCCGCGTTGATTCTTGCTTATTCCTAAGGTTgttttgtgttggtgtagcttctCCATAGCTAAAACGCACTTCACCTAGGACGTTAGGGTTGGGTATGTATTAGGGGATCATAAGCCGAGCTTCCGTTTGCATTAAAttttatcggctcccattcacccccctctggtcgacttttcggtccctcaactTGACCCTTCGCTGTCCTTTGATGAGTAGAGCTGCAGCTTGGATAATAGTTCAGGAGGTATGCGGGAAGGACGATAGTCTTTGTTCAGACAAACAGCTGTTGCCTTTGCCTCCAGAATTTGCTGTAAAGAGAAAAAGGATGTCGAAATTTTAATAAATGCATCTTTCTCTGTATAGAATGGTTTGTGTAAAATAGCATGTGGTAACTGGTGACACAATCCCACATTCCCACCCAGATTGCGGCTACATAGTAACATTTTTGCAGGAGTGCTTGAAATGCAGAGAGTTTCTAATTCTTCTGTTCTGAATATGTAACTGTGTGTTCTACATACCTCACGATTAGGATACGGGACCTGCTCAATTTCAAGGCATAGAACTAGATTCATAAGAAAAAAGACCATGATAACAGGATACGGGACGTGAATTTTTTAGATGATATCAAAATCATGTGTACACTGACTAATAGTATATTAGCATAAGCTACCAGTTCATTCTGATTCCTGAGTTTATGCTACGGATGAAACTCACCATGTTGGCAGTAGCTAGCATAGACTGCATTGTTAACTAAAGCCGTACTGGTCAAGTTCATAGTCGCGCACCTTCATGTTCACTTCGTAAAATTCACGCTCCAGACTGAAAATCACATGAATTAACAACAGTTTTGCATCCATGTGCATTTTGAGGTTCACTTTGAACTAACACTATATCTTTCTGCAAAGGAATACCAACCAAAATTCCAGATTATGAACGTTACTGAAGGAATCATGGTCAAATGTTCCAGCTGAAGATGACACAGAATGGCAAAGTCACTTAGTTCCGGAACGAGTTTTGGACACGCTTATACTGCAGCATCGGCAAAACTAGTAGATCCCCTTCCCAAATATCTACAGAATTCAACACGGCAGGGTGCCCACAACTTCACTATACTTACTTCGATTCCGTGGACAGAGTAAATTATTTGACCTCAATTTGGCAAAATCTACTTCACGTCAGAGGAATAAGAAACTACGGCAATGGAAAATTATAAGAAGTACGAGAGCCTGATATACCTCAAGCCGGCGGCGGGGCTAGCAGATTGGGCGGAGACGGCGAGGGGACGGTACGCGCGCCGCCCGGCGAAGCGCCGCGGCTCGGTGGACGGGTGGATTGCTAGGGCCGGCGGCTCCGGCGTGGATCGGCGGGAgcgcggggcgggcggcgggcacGAGGCGCGCGAACGGCTGCTGCATTGCGGCGGGCGGGGTGGGCTGGTGCGGCGCGGCCGCTTGCCAGCTTGCCCAAGGTACTAGTAGTAGCTGGAGGCAGCCAGCCTGCCACCCAGTCAACCAACTCGTTGATTGTGTCCAGCGCTGCCGCCCCATCTGTGATCTGTCCCCTTCTCCGCGGAAAACCCCACGACGCGCCGGCACTACCGAGACAGCGCCGCCGCTAACCGTCGCCTCATCCGTCCCCCTCCGACGACGACCGACCGACCGACCGGCCTCTCTTCCGCGAGATCCTCCCATGGTCACGGAAATTACGGCAATGGAAGATGCACTTTGATGAGATGGGATCCAATTTCTATCCAAAAGAATCTCTGGGAACATTTGTTGCGATAGTATATTGGCGGAGTCTCGCCATCAAACTTGAAAACCGGACAACTTTGACCATCAAACTATAAAAACCAGATAAATTTGACTCTTAACCTAGTTTCAAAGGTGGTTTTGGATATATTTATATTctctaaaaataataaaatatggTTTAACCTCAAAAGATTTATAGATAATTTATTTTCAGTCAAAAGATATGAAATTAGTATAAAAAAATTCTCTTGCACGAATCCTTTTGGTCAATCCTGATCTATTATAGCATCAAACGATAACTTAAATAAATAATGTCACAATTACAAGCAATAAAACACTAGCAAAAGGAATAAATAATATTTAGACAGCAATAAATAGATCATGGTCTGGGAGACATATTTTTTGAGAAATTTCGATAtgcatttcatatttttctgatttaaaccGTAATAGCTATGAATTTTTAGAGATTAAATTAGATTCTATTAGTTTTAGAAAATACATATATATGCAAAACCACCTTTGAAACTGGGTCGATGGTCCATTTTGTCCTGGTTTTCATAGTTTAATGGTTATAAAAATTCCCGGTTTCAAGTTCAATGGCTAAAACCGAACTGTGACGATAGTTCGATGGTTAGAAATAGACTTTTTCTATATTGGCCTATACTGAATTGTCATGTTCTGTATGGAAACTATGGATTTATGCATCAATTCCATGTAAGAAATCGACATCCTGGATAGAACAGCACACCAACCAACCATGTAAAAGACTTCCAAATCTTGCGTGACATATGTACCTTCCGTACTTTGAATGTGATGCTTTCTATAGCATGCTTTCTTCTGTGATGCTTTATATCGGAGATTGATAAGTATTGGGGCCCCAGTATTTATATACACTCTATATAGAATCACAAACTATGGAGGCAACTGGATTCATGATTTTGTTTAGATAACCCACTTCCCGACTTTCCTACCGAACAAAAAGTTAAGGATAAGGCAGCGATGGACGACCCATTCCATTTTTTATAACGTACAGTACAAATGTGCTTGGTTTTTTGAAAAGTAAAATAAAATGTGCTTGGTTTGGATTCAGAATTTGTTGGCAAAGTCAAAAGTGTTAGGTTCAGAATTTTGAGTCGGTTCAAGGATTTTGAACCTGCAATAAAACTCGAGACTTCCCTGGACTGCTGTTGCCCCTGCAGGTTTCCTGGGAATAATAATACTCGAAGGACCAAGCTGGTTGCATACTGTGAGACAGTGAGATGGTCAAAGGCTCAAAGCATCGTGGTGTATCCCTCCTTTTACAGTATTCAAGCAGAATGAAacagttttttttaagaaaacaaTGAAACAGTTTTTGTGGTGTGATTTGCAGGCAAATAGCGAACTCACTGCTCACTGTGTATATATAGTTATAGTTACATTAGTAAACAACTAAACATGGCAAAGTTCTGGTAACTCTATTAATTCTTTGTACTGAATGTGCTTCACTTTGGAATCGACAAACACGAATCTGAATATATATATTTTGCTGGATCTATCGCTATATATATGAAGTACTCGCTTGCAAAAAAAATGTTCTACAATATATATTCTGTGTGTTTGTGCTGTACGAATGAATAAATCTGGTTCGCTGTATCAGACAGATCTGTGGCAGCTCTATTGATGAGAGTCTGTTCAGACGTCAGGCGTGAGCCAGTGGTATCCGTTGACGAAGCTCTTGCCGAGGAAGGGGCGGGCGGCGAAGTAGTCGAGCTCCCGCGCCCACGGCACGCCGTGCACGGCGTCGACGCCGGGGCCCCAGTTCCTGTACATCCCGAAGAACGCCGTCCTGCGCGCCGCCGTCAAGAGGCAACAACCGCCGTACAGGTTAGCCGGCCGGGGAACTGATGAGAGGCAGCATGTGCAACTGATGGGAGCTAGCTGAACTTCGGTTTTGGCTTACATGCTCTTGTTGCTGGTGTGGTCCCAGTCGTCCCAGCCGCCGGGCGCGATGACGCTGTCGAAGTAGGTGTAGGCGTAGACGATGCGCGAGTACTGGCCCATGGCGCGGCCGACGTAGAGCCTGCCGGTGCCGGTGACCCGGCAGTTGACGAAGGCGAAGCCGGTGCGCTCGCAGGGGTCGCGCCGGCCGTGCGCCGCCACCGAGCCGTACCGCTCCGCCGTGGAGCGCAGCTCGCAGTCCTCGTAGAGGGAGCGCGCGTTGCCGAAGACGAAGTCGATGGAGCCCTCGATGTAGCAGTCGCAGAAGTAGTGCCGGCCGGCGTCGTCGCACAGCGTGTCCTGCGCGCCGTAGAACCCGCACCCGAAGAAGAAGGCCTTGTCGCCGGAGATGCGGAACGCCACCGCCTGGCCCCCCTGCGTGCCGGGCATCGGTGCCGGAGCTGTGTTCTGCCATGGCAAACGAAGAACGCAACACGCACCCAGTTAGCGGCATGCATGTACTAGCTAGTTAACCGGAATCTACCAATGCAAAATGTGCTGCTCTCGCCCAGGCAGATTATTGCAGCAGCCGATCGAAGCTGTAACAAG from Panicum virgatum strain AP13 chromosome 7N, P.virgatum_v5, whole genome shotgun sequence includes the following:
- the LOC120683153 gene encoding probable pectinesterase 68, encoding MGLRFASEGSNMARVLSLVLLLATLSSILPPSASQAATRCEYPRHAGHGYKHPVGVRKVVVDAGGAGDFTSIQQAVDSVPVNNTVRVIVQINAGTYREKVLVPASKPYITFHGAGRDVTVEWHDRASDRGPDGQPLRTYNTASVTVLSYYFTAKNISFKNTAPAPMPGTQGGQAVAFRISGDKAFFFGCGFYGAQDTLCDDAGRHYFCDCYIEGSIDFVFGNARSLYEDCELRSTAERYGSVAAHGRRDPCERTGFAFVNCRVTGTGRLYVGRAMGQYSRIVYAYTYFDSVIAPGGWDDWDHTSNKSMTAFFGMYRNWGPGVDAVHGVPWARELDYFAARPFLGKSFVNGYHWLTPDV